cggaccttcagctgacttttccagtcgcaaatctgacggactttagatttggaacatgcttcaaatctttacgtcggaactccgctggacccagaaatccgctcgtctgtatgctagtccgacggacaaaaaccgacgctagggcagctattggctatcaaattccttattttaatccggtgtacgtcatcacgtatgaatccgtcggacatggtgtgatcgtgtgtaggtaagtccgttcgttaaaaagtctgtcggaagtccgctggaaagtctgtcggaccagtccagtcgaaaagcccgaccgtgtgtacgcagcattacattaGGGTTGCAATTTTCGGCATAGTTTGGGTAGTATGGTGTATAATCTTAGGAAAGGGCTCCAATCTAGCAATCCTCTATGCAAAAGTTGCACTACAGAGCTCTTATTACTGTGTATAGGTCCCTACCTGTACCCCAGAACACAGGCATTAGGCACTATCTGCACATACTTATGGATTATCTCCACCTCACATCTAGATGTACACTTTAGAAAATGCTCGAGTTTCAACCCTCTCCTTGCCAGTTGTGGGTCAGCAGATATGGAGCAAAAACAAGTTAACCGGGAGAGGGACATAAAACTAAAACGGGAGCTCTTCAATATAACAGTCACCTGCAGACATGTCTGAGATATGTCACAAGTCATTTTCTGTAGCTAAAGTGATTGTTTATTTTAATCGAAAAAGAaaagactttacaaacatgttacgCTTACCTCCTCAGTGCaggagttttgcacagagcagccctgatcctcctcttctggggtccctggctgtagctcctccctcctgctgagtgccccagcCACaagcagctctgtgtatccattcagacacatgGCCACatttcggccccaccccctctgtctcATTGGCTGAGTttaattgacaacagtgggagcctaTGGTGccgctgctgcgtctcagccaatcaggagggagagtcctggacgtctgaggcacttgtggacatcgctggatggagatggggattaggtaagtattaggagggctgctacacacttgtgtttttttttttttttttttttatatcttaatgaaTAAAAtgcacctttacaatcactttaaccacttgccatcattatactgcggcaggtcagcgcaaaccgtcggtccctttaagcgggatagcaggcacgcacgtgCTCCTGCTGCACAGCAggtgtgccgatgctcgtgaccggcggtcacaatgaccgccggccacgaacgATCACagacacgagaggcagaacagggacgtgtgtgtgtgtgtgtgtgtaaaaccacACACACCTCAGTTCTGTGGATGAGAGaaagatcgtgagttcctacgagctgggaacatctgtcatctcctatagtcagtccccctcccccacagttagaacacacacctagggaacacagttaacaccttccctgccagtgtcatttatacagtaatcagtgcatttttatagattacagatcgctgccattactagttaaaaaaaaaaaaaaaaaaaaaattattatatagatatagagagagagagagaataataaaaattccataaatatatcccctattttgttgacgctataacttttggcaaCCCAAATCTATATAtgatttttaataccaaaaatatgtagaatacatttcggcctaaactaaggaaaaaattagcctttaaaaaaaaaaaaaataaattggggatATTCATTACactaaaaagtacaaaatgtgttttttttcaaaattgtcgctttttttgtttatagcgcaaaaaatataaaccgcagagatgatcaaataccaccaaaacaaagctctatttgtggggaaaaaactttTGGgtacattgcacgaccacgcaattgtcagttaaagcagcgacgaatcgcaaaaaatggccgggtcaatgagcagccaattcttctggggctgaagtggttaagcgctTGCCGACCATCCCACGTATATGTACTGCGGGATGGTGGCTCCTACAGGCGAAAACACGTACCTGTAGGTTTGTGGCGTGCCGCCCACGACCAGCTCCTGCTGTGGTTaaaaacagtgggagccaatcagcaggcccgCTGATCATTcccgacagaggcagaatggcagtctgcctatgtaaacaaggtagattgtcgttctgtgacaagggaagatagAGAGCCTGTGTTTcttcccacagttagcaagcactccctagggacacatttaactctttgatcacccgaTGTTAACAccgtccctgccagtgttattagtacagtgacagtgcatatttttaagcattgatcactgtattagtgtcactggtccccaaaaagtgtcacttagtgtccggcgcaatgttgcagtcccgctataagttgctgattgccatccttactagtgaaaaaatatgccatagtttgtagattacttatgcacaaaccaatcaattttttttttttttaccaaaaaccacgtagcagaatacacactggcctaaattaatgaagaaatcttattattttttaaaaaaaattttattgggaaagttttatagcaaaatgtaaaaaaataaatttttttcttcaaaaatgtagtttttttgtttatagtgcaaaaaataaattgcagaagtgatcaaatgccaccaaaacaaagctccatttgtggggaaaaaaaaaaaaaaggacacattttatttgtgtacagcgtcgcatgaccatgcaaatcttccagagctgaagtggttaataaagaaacACCCAAAAGATCAATGTGTCCAGTTTATTTACATGGTAGCAGAGGTGTAAACAAAGCATTTATTCCGTCACATTCTGGTAGTTGAAGATCACAGCTGTTATTTTTCAGTTGATGTCAACCAGTTCCACTTCAAAAAACAGCTTGGCATTGGGTGGGATTCTGAGTAACGTAGTTAAGGAAACCATAGAAGCTCCATATCCAGTTTCGAAAATGGACCAGTACAGCCTGGAAGGGAAGCAAAGACTGACCAACAACAAAGATACCAGTGTCTGAGATCTTCACTATTCTCAGAATTATAGATATTTGCACCTGTTTACACTATaccgtcaaaagtattgggacacatgcctatatatatatatatatatacacatacatacatacatacatacatatatatatatatatacacacacacacacacacacacttaaatggCGCCTTAGtccataggtttcaatattgagttggcccaccctttgcagctataacagcttcaactgggaAGGCTgaccaaggtttaggagtgtgtctatgggaatgtttgactattcctccagaagcacatttggtcaggcactgatgtggacaaggtctggctcacagtctctctaattcatcccaaaggtatcaaggtagaggtcaggattctgtggtgaaggaacttgactggtctgcacaaactcgctcctccatgtctttatggaccttgctttgtgcacgggtccaaatcatttggaggaggaggtattatggtgtggggttctcaggggttgggcttggccccttcgttccagtgaagggaagtcttaaggcgtcagcatactaagacattttggacaacttcatgcttacaactttgtgggaacagtttggggatggtcccttcctgttccaacatgactgcacaaagcaaggtccataaagacgtgggaGAAAAttgactgcacagagtcctcacctcaacctgatagaacacctttgggatgaatttgagcggagactgtgagccaggccttctcgtccaacatcagtgcctgacctcacaaatgcacttctggaagaacggtcaaacgtTCGCATAGgcacagtcctaaaccttgtggacagccttcccagaagagttgaagctgttagagctgcaaggggtgggccaactcaatattgaaccctacggactaagaatgggatgccattaaagttcatgtgtgtgtaaaggcagatgtcccaatacttttgacaatatagtgtatgtcccatAGGGCACTGAGAATAGATCAGGTAAGTGACGTCCTACTGAGCATCTGAGGCCTGAGGTTATGTTATCTGTCATCCTACAATGGAGAAGAGACAATCAATGTAGTCCCTACATCATAGTCACTTGAGTAGGAACAACCTTGGCAGGAGAGTATctagtcctcctctccctccagtcaAACTAGGCTTCACTAATAAAACTTGCTTATGTGACAAATAAGGTGTAAAATGTACAGACTATAATTTTCTCCAACAGTACTATAAATGGTATAGTATCAAAATAACTATTACCAGGAAAGAGATCCTATAAAAGTCTATTCAATTCTGGGAACTTCCCTAAGCATGTCAGAAGATGCCTGCAAAGCATGTGATGCGTTTCTGATCacaagcaatattttttttcacttttttagccTATGGGTGTATCCGTGACACTCAACCTAATAAATACACAAAGATCTGACAACATGTGATCAATATCTACAGTAAGGCTCGGTTCCGACTGGTGCGCCATAGGATCCAACTTATGAGCACAAGTCGCCTAAGATGTCAAATTATATGTTGACCTTTGAGAGCCGTCTCAACTGATTTGACACAAGTCGCTCAGACTTTACAAAAGGTTCCTGAACCAATTTGGTCTGACTTCAATGCCAGAGATTGTAAAATGTCACAAAGTTAGATTCCAAAGTTGCAATGAAAGCTGTGCGACTTTAGAGTCAggctagtgtgaaccagggctaaaacctATTctgtggatgaaaaaaaaaaaacaacaaaaaaaaaaaaaacaaaaaaaacaaaaaaacaaaaaaacaaaaaaacagagacCTAAACACCATTCATTTCTTTCAAAGCTTTTCAAGGAAATTCTTATAGCAAGAACAAATGAGTGTGATGTCTTGGGCTTACATCAATTGCATTATgggttttaaagtgaacctgtgctttgctgaTGATGGCCAAGAAAAGAGGATTCTTGCACTCACCGTAAAATCATTTTTCTTGGAGTCCATGgaggggacacaggaagtcttaaAACTTTTGGGTTATATATGTAGCGCAGGGGTTTTGCTACCCAATCATGCTAAATAATGTAttgttccttaacctccctggcggtatgattatttcagattttaggtgctgaaagcggtacaattattttgcattgaaatttAGTGTTTtagattgtaggcctgtaattcttaggaataactcacttaaatctgtccaaacaagagtctagtagaatcccgggtatgataaagtttgaaacacaaaataataaattataatataataaatacctataattataataaaaattattcaatagtgtaatcaaatcaaaaacactgaaatatgcgcagttgcagaattgtcgctgtcattacttttagtgtttgatgacggatttcgccacaaatcactatcactcaattctgcgagtgattctaatttactatcgctgttttcttgctggtctaaaaccacttgatgtaaagggacactttttggttgctatggacaatctccagtttccaggcagaaagaacagtatatataatataaaactgcatgcagggcattggacaaaccactagggacaaaagggatgtgtgaTTATTttgtacagtactgtaatctgtaagattacagtgtactgtatgtattgtgcgtttttaattttttgaatttggcgccgaactccgtccccgtgcatcgcaacgcacGCAGGGAgcggagctcagcactgtgaatcgagcgagatgaCGACTCGCAGACACAgccgggagacatcgcaggatccagggaacAAGGTGAgttactttgcctggatcctgcgatgcgatcccgagtctggctcggggttaccgcttttggtactgaatgTTCACccagagccagactcgggaataccgccagggaggttaagagtttggctccctctagtgcccTTTTAATGCTATTGAGACTTTTATTTTAGCTTCTGCGAGACGTTACAAAGCATTGTGGGGGGATGTAGTTTAAGAGGAAGTGACTCTTGTGCTTAACTTAGTTTTGGTACTACAAAACCCACAACGCCAAGCCACAAACGCACAAGGCCAAGCTACtgcgctgcatgctgggagcagagatAAAAGGGTCAGCGCGGCCATCTTTCTTTTGTGTTGTGTGACCCAAAAGATCGGGCCCTGCACGGCGCGGAGTGGGATCGCCAGCCTCAGAGGGATTCCAGAGTACAGCCCTGCCACTTTAACTGCGGATCGGTGTGCAGTCCAGGACATCTGAAAGTTCCTGCAACCCAGCTATCCGGAGGAGCGTTACAGCATGGTGGAGCCATCTTTCATCAGACGGAGATACCAGGAGGAGAGTCTGGACGGAGCCTAACAGCCTCTGGGTCCATGTGGTGAGAAGGGCACATGCCTATTCCAGTAGAGTACATTATTAACTAAGTGTGCCATCTACAGACTGCTGGGgagacttgtagtcccacggaAGTGATCTCACTTATCCACAGGCTGCATACAGTTGTATTTTAGGATTTGTGTCTCTGTGCCATAAAGTCCATACTGAATTGCATCCACTGCCAAGGAGAAAGTATTATAAGTGCCGTATATGTGCAAGTACACAATTACCAGTGCATCATTTATCCTACAAGCTGCTTTCTACTGGTTTCCccgtttggatttacaaatactgcagtctaataccatAAGCTAGCTGGAGATCAAGAAGACAAGGGACTTTTCTTCATCTTCTACAAAGCATCACAAAAGCATGACAGTTCACTTTGCATTTGGAACATTGCAGTACAActtagggggagcccttgagcacagaatagaataaaatatataaatatctatatctatctctctatctctatatatctatcatgTTCATAACATTTACTGCAGATTTGGGGTGTATGCTTTGAGGTCTGTGGGAAGGCGCTTAATATAAGTTTTGAGGAGATTGAGCTTTTGTCCTATTGTGCGCCTGTCTGCATATACATCTCTATGGTGAACAGTGAATCTATGGTTTCATATATACATTGACTGCTATCCATCGTCATTAATTACCTTCAAATTCTCACACTGTTCCTTGTGTTAAATTTCCTGAATGGTTAATTGATATTTTGTGTGAGTCTATCTATTATTACAGTTGAAGTGACGGGTCCCAAGGTTACGGTAAATATAGTGTATCATTACTGTGTTTCTCTTTACTGCTGAGTCCCACACTCATATTACCatacaggtgtaccagaggggtccagactgttcttggggttgagaggcagggtgcagaattgaacatttatcagcagctccttcggggttaGTGCTTCATATAGccgcctacaggaggattggacactggcaaacaaactgTAGGACAACTCATCCCACATTCAGCATGCCTGATTTCTGTAGCACAACCATAAACAGAGGGTGGGACTGATGTCCAAAGTGAtggtaatgcattctatgcattaaagtgaaacaatgttatttttaaataaagaaaaaaaaaaaagactaacatgttatacttacctgctctggtggttttgcacagagcagcccagatcctcgctcttcttgggtccctccctcctgctgagttcccccacagcaagtagcttgatATGGGAGCACTCAAGCCAATGCCCTGTGTGTCCATTAATATCTGGAGCCGTGGCacggccccgcctcctctctcttcCCATTGGCTCACTGATAGcagcccactgctgtgtctcagccaatcaggaggaagagtcctggtcagccgagtctctcatgcaacatcgctggatcgagatggggctcaggtaagtattaggggggctgctgcacactgaaagttttttttttcttaatgcattaaaaaaaaaaaaaaaaaaaaaaaaaaaaaaaaaaaaaagccgtctaGAACCActaattttttttggggttcaGCTGTCACCCTCTTTATGCTTACCTGAGACAcctccatccagcaatgtgcatgagagcagtggttctcccgggtctctctacttattggctcctgctgctgtcaatcacagcagttgagccaatgagagagcagggggtggggctgagccacactgtgtgaatggacaatgtccagtcggaggaggaggagccagaaccactggcaggggacccattaaaaaaaaaaaaaaaaaaaaaaaaaaaaagggctaggggctgctctgtgcaaaaccattgcacacagcaggtatgTATAACTCTCCCTACCTGCACTCACTGACATTCACTGGTCCTTCTCATTGGACCCTGGTAAGGAGGGTACAGGAACCCAAATCTcactttttgtactttttttcttcAGGGGGGTGGGGGCTGCAGAATACTGTCTTAAGTAGGAGTATGATGCTTTTGggtgtttgacaaaaaaaaaaaaaaattgggaatcgCATAAAAGAAAATCAATAAAGGATACTTGGCGTCAGGTTGGCCCTTCCTGCCATAGGCCCATTCAGACTCGATTTCAAGTTGAGCTTTTTCACCTTTGCTCATGGTGAGAAGAGCTTCATCCCACtgtaacaacaacaacaaaaaaaaaaaaatttatgaacaTATTTCTTGTACTTTTTTTCACCCAGCCTATACTGACCGCTAACAGTGTTATAGGCCTCATACTAATAAGATCTATTCTGTACAGGCGTAGGTTCTTTGTAATTAAAAGGCCACCACATGACATTCAGATCCGTTTAGCTGCTGTGTGTTTCTTTACTTACACCTCTAATGACTCTGCCAAGACCGACTTTAAAGGTTAAGGGCTTGGTACCTCTCTTCTTCTTTgcacctgacaaaaaaaaaaatgaaatcagtgAATTAGCTGTACCACCAGACTTAGAAGATCCATGGCTATGCAAATGGCATGGAACTAGAAATCCCAGCACTCCAGGTTAGCAAAGAGAAAACAATTCTAGTACAAAGTAATGTATACAGTTCCTCAGCAGGTCACAGGTTTATTATTTTCAGCAACTGTCACCTCGAAAGCAATTAACCCCtcacctactgggcactttcaccccctacctgcccaggccaattttcagcactgtcgcattttgaatgtcAATTACGCAgccatgcaacaccgtacccacgtgaaaatttgtattttttttttccacacaaagagCTCTTTTGATGgtacttaaccggttcccgaccggctcacatcTTTTTACAGGGGCAGAATGCCCCCCCTGCACGAAAACCTGTAcaagttccctttaagagccgccggaggcACGCGCGCGCCGGTTGCGCGTGGCCGGCAATCGCTGCcagtgcacgagagccagcacggggatttgtgtgtgtctaaacacacaaatccttgttctgtcaggggagaggagacatgtcgtttgttccaagtaggaacaacgatatgtctcctcccccagtcagttctatccccatacagttagaacacacatttaacacctttatcgccccctagtgttaaccccttccctgtcagtgacttttatacagtaatcagtgcatatttatagcactgatggctgtataaatgtcaatggtcccaaaaatgtgtcaaaagtgtctgatctgtccgtcgcagtatcgctaaaaattgcagatcaccgccattcactagtaaaaacaaaataaaaatggcataaatctttcccatagtttgtagatgctataacttttgcgcaaaccaatcaatatacacttattgtgatttttttaaccaaaaatatgtagactacataatcggcctaaacggatgaataaatttgtttaaaaaaaaaattgggggatattatagcaaaaagtaaaaaatattctttatttcaaaattttcgctctttgttaatagcgcaaaaaataaatcacagaggtgatcaaataccaccaaaagaaagctctatttgtggggaaaaaaaaaaaaaaaaaaaaaaagatgcaaattttgtttcggtacaacgtcgcatgaccgcgcaattgtcagttaaacgcgatgcagtgccgaattgtgaaaagtgctctggtcaggaggagggtaaaatcttctggagctgaagtggttaaccagcaCTGGggcatttatttttttgctaaacaaaaaggaaaaaaaaaaaaaaaatgtacgcaaGTAaacttcttcactgatgggcacagacgaggCGGCACTGACGATCAGTGCAGGTCTCCTGTGTGGATTGCTCGTCTCACCCTGTCAGCGATAACCGGCAAATCCGGTTTAcactgatgagctgtgattggacacagctgatcacatggtaaagagccgcggTGATTGGCTCATAACCCAGATTTGTGATGAGCTGCGTTCGAAGGACACAGCGATCATAGGACCCCTGCCAATGGGCACGCAGGAAGCGCAATCacggggaggatgtcaatagatgtcctcccagaaACATGCGACCGCACTGTAGCTGTCACTCGGCTATAGTTGggttgggaagaggttaaaaaaaaatacagtgcctgttaaaaaaaaaaaaaaaaaaatatccgccctgcaatggtatggagatgggcgggggccatcttccccctcactagTCTCCAAACCTAACAggagaaaggacccgatcgcctccgccgctggctcctataagcgtcggagggcaccggagcgccccacgggccctctcctgccgccgataaaagtgatcgtgcagaaaatccgccgcagagaccacctttatctgaaagcggaccgcatcctgtccagcctatagcaaaatgacagccaggcggtggcttaaagtgtttgttaaccccaaaaaaataaaataaaaccaagatCCTAGTTCCTTTAAGGTGTGAACAACAGccgatttaacaaaaaaaaaagaactgcagcGGAGTGCAACCTAAAAATTTGTTGCTGTATTTCATGCATTACTAACATTACTAGAGATGCGAAAAGAGGAGAAACCTCATAAATTTGGTCCTCACGCTACCCGAAACCAGAGCTGGGGGTTTAAACACAACTAGTCCCTGAAAAGTCACAATTACAGAACAggaataagggccagttcacaccatagaaacacagtccggatgtgtttcagatgcttttctgcatgcgcgtttgaTGCGTTGCAGTGTACCCCCCCCCTCTTTTAAACTTAAACAATGATGTGCGCGCTAGTGCATTTTGGATGTGtcttacagcattccagtacagtccagtgcaggaaaaatgcagcatgttctacctttttttcccttggaactggaacacactggaaatgcaagcactggtgtgaagtaGGCCATTGAAAACCATACAACTCAcgttccatgcgtttttgatgcagaaaaaaaaaaatgcactggactgcatgtggtgccaACTGGccctaaaaataataaatgcatgccTTCAAAATGACACTTGAATCATACAGAGGGCTTCTTACTTGCAGGTATATTGCTGTCAAACACGGTTCCATCCGCCAAACTCCCAGTGTACCAACAATGCACAGTGTCTCCTTTCTTTGGAAAGTTGGTCTTGTCTCCCTTCTTCAGGGTGGACTTGGTGTACTTGGGGGGACCCTAACAAACAATAACAAAACTCTAAGTACTATCTGAATAGAGGTTATTAATAGGAAGCAATGTGATATGTATGCCTGGTAAGACACTTAGaaataaacaagcaaaaaaaaaaaaaaaaaaatgtatatttattcatAACCTGCTACAATTAAACTGCACTATGTAAAAGAACATACTGCCCATTTATtcctgtgtaagctctgtgtcggagcttacacagggttaatgCCCTTCATTATGTGACACCGAGGCTGGCAAATGGACACAAGTAATGCATCATGGTAGGTGGTCATATACCCCTACACCAAAGTGTACAGGATATTTATCAGCAgctggttgtaaagtcagaaggttattTTATATAAATGAATTCTATTCTATTCATACTTTAGGggggggtcggactgtggccattgggagtaaacaATGACCGATCTTTGGTATTAgcgggagaaatagttggtgtcactagaattaatagtgccccattgttggtgtcagtggcagaaagaatgcctcaagggccaaataaaggcaagcaaagggcctcatccAGCCagtgtttggagaccactgctctacagaGCTAATAAAAAAAGCTGCATAGAACCAGGAGCATTAAGTAAACCAAGACAcagcagaacagaaaaaaaaagttaatacattacAGGAATATAGCGGTCAATACttctactttggggggggggggggttctggacaGGAGTTCAGATCCAAAACAACCTACCTCATCAACCACCTCTATTTTGGTTTCAGCTTGCTTTTCATCATCGACTTTAAGATCTTTCACTTGTCTTGTCACACCTTCAGCTCCATCTGTTCCCTTGAAACGCTGGAAGAAGATCACACACAgtttaaagtgactgtaagggtTTTGTTAtttagaaacaaaagaaaaaaacatatacttacctccactgtgcagctcgttttgcacagagtggccccgaacctcgtcttctggggtcccccggcggctctactagctcctccccacatcagataaccccctgggagaagcgctctcccgggggattaccttgcgggcgcgctcccaagtccagcattcggcatccaaagaggccgaatgcaggacttggccccgccccctgggtcactggatttgattgacagcagagggagccaatggctgcgctgctatcaagctatcccatcaagagcagagaaccccgggcagagagacagcgcatccccgtgggtcaagttccagggctcgggTGAGTAATCCCAGCCACCCCCCctttgcctctgatcccagccaccccccctccctctgatcccagccaccccccacccttctgcctctgatcccagccaccccccacccttctgcctctgatcccagccacccccccctccctctgatcccagccacccccccctccctctgatcccagccaccccccccctccctctgatcccagccacctccccccctctctgcctctgatcccagccaccccccacccttctgcctctgatcccagccaccccccacccttctgcctctgatcccagccaccccccacccttctgcctctgatcccagccacccctcccccttctgcctctgatcccagccacccctcccccttctgcctctgatcccagccacccctcccccttctgcctctgatcccagccacccctcccccttctgcctctgatccagccacccctcccccttctgcctCTGATTCCAGCCACCCCTCTCTGATCCCAGCCACCAACcccccctctgcctctgatccct
This Aquarana catesbeiana isolate 2022-GZ linkage group LG13, ASM4218655v1, whole genome shotgun sequence DNA region includes the following protein-coding sequences:
- the FKBP3 gene encoding peptidyl-prolyl cis-trans isomerase FKBP3, which encodes MAVANGEPSREWSEEQLHNDDLSKKDVIVFLQQHSSEAFLAEHKLLGNVKNVAKTANKDHLIAAYNKLFETKRFKGTDGAEGVTRQVKDLKVDDEKQAETKIEVVDEGPPKYTKSTLKKGDKTNFPKKGDTVHCWYTGSLADGTVFDSNIPASAKKKRGTKPLTFKVGLGRVIRGWDEALLTMSKGEKAQLEIESEWAYGRKGQPDAKIPPNAKLFFEVELVDIN